One window from the genome of Terriglobia bacterium encodes:
- a CDS encoding photosynthetic reaction center cytochrome c subunit family protein, with protein MRQVGVRALALAALVAMAFRLLSSTPAAGQAAPAGQLMSEQAFKNVTVLKGIPVDEFMNTMGFISAATNYNCIDCHVETKAEGDWSTYAQDTPRKQTARKMILMVQEINRTNFGGARVVTCYTCHRNLQGAPKITPRLAEQYGEPPDPDPNEVEIRRQTPGAPSADQIFDKYLQAVGGAQKAAAITSIVFKGTYQGYAEPKAPVDIYVKAPNQRTQIVHTDAGDRTTACDGINGWMAAPAMDKPFPVIRYTGGDLDALRLDAVLSFPAGIKQAVTRPLVGSSSIDDKDVVVVQGTASGGSSAIKLYFDMQSGLLVRKVGYADTIIGRVPIQVDYSDYRDAAGTGVKLPFHVITTWTDGRSDVLLTSAQTNVAIDAAKFNQPPPPVTPGK; from the coding sequence ATGAGACAAGTCGGGGTGCGGGCTCTGGCACTCGCGGCACTGGTGGCGATGGCTTTCCGGCTGCTGAGCAGTACACCCGCCGCGGGTCAAGCTGCCCCTGCAGGGCAGCTCATGTCGGAACAGGCCTTCAAGAACGTTACCGTGCTCAAAGGAATTCCTGTCGATGAGTTCATGAACACGATGGGGTTCATTTCCGCAGCCACGAACTATAACTGTATTGACTGCCATGTCGAAACGAAGGCGGAAGGCGACTGGAGCACCTATGCCCAGGACACTCCCCGTAAGCAAACTGCGCGCAAAATGATTCTGATGGTTCAGGAGATCAATCGGACGAATTTCGGGGGAGCGCGGGTCGTGACCTGCTATACATGTCATCGCAATCTCCAGGGCGCCCCCAAGATCACGCCGAGGTTGGCGGAGCAGTACGGCGAGCCGCCCGACCCCGATCCCAATGAAGTCGAGATCCGCCGGCAAACGCCCGGGGCGCCTTCCGCCGATCAGATCTTTGACAAGTATCTCCAGGCGGTCGGAGGAGCGCAGAAGGCAGCCGCCATCACCAGCATCGTCTTCAAAGGCACATACCAGGGGTATGCGGAACCGAAAGCGCCGGTGGACATTTATGTCAAGGCTCCAAATCAGCGCACCCAGATTGTCCATACGGACGCTGGAGACCGGACCACGGCCTGTGACGGCATCAACGGATGGATGGCGGCGCCGGCCATGGATAAACCATTTCCCGTGATCAGGTATACGGGCGGAGACTTGGATGCCCTCCGGCTCGACGCAGTGCTCTCTTTTCCGGCGGGAATAAAACAGGCCGTAACGAGACCGCTGGTAGGTTCAAGCAGCATTGACGATAAGGATGTGGTCGTCGTGCAGGGGACCGCCAGCGGCGGAAGCTCTGCCATAAAGCTGTACTTCGACATGCAGTCCGGCCTGCTGGTGCGGAAGGTGGGCTATGCCGATACGATCATCGGGCGCGTGCCGATACAGGTCGACTACAGTGATTACCGGGATGCCGCCGGAACTGGAGTCAAGCTGCCGTTCCACGTCATTACGACATGGACGGACGGCCGCTCCGACGTACTGCTCACTTCGGCGCAAACCAATGTAGCGATTGACGCGGCGAAGTTCAATCAGCCGCCCCCGCCGGTGACACCCGGGAAATAG
- a CDS encoding cobalamin-dependent protein (Presence of a B(12) (cobalamin)-binding domain implies dependence on cobalamin itself, in one of its several forms, or in some unusual lineages, dependence on a cobalamin-like analog.): MDKLTHEAASLPVTVSLICITTAMNLGRARPDLERLNEGNLSETSSESARGWEMLPYQTGLLQVYAQAHAADPGRYQFKLPLHRRQSVEDSVSELLGADIAGFSTYVWNIRHSLKIARLLKEREPNVFIMFGGPQVPDRAEDFLRENPFVNVAVHGEGERIFLRLLEAFPSNDWSEIPSISFLNKDGRFIHHPKGPRIEDLGVIPPVYASGVFDPLLAANPNSEWMAPIETNRGCPFSCTFCDWGSATAT, translated from the coding sequence ATGGACAAACTGACGCACGAGGCCGCGAGTCTTCCGGTAACCGTTAGCCTGATCTGCATCACGACCGCCATGAACCTCGGCCGGGCGCGGCCCGATCTGGAACGTCTGAACGAAGGCAACCTGTCGGAAACAAGTTCCGAATCGGCGCGTGGCTGGGAAATGCTGCCTTACCAGACAGGCCTGCTCCAGGTCTACGCTCAGGCTCATGCGGCGGACCCCGGCAGGTATCAGTTCAAGCTGCCTCTCCATCGAAGACAGTCGGTCGAGGACTCGGTATCTGAACTCCTGGGCGCGGATATCGCAGGTTTCAGCACTTATGTCTGGAACATCCGTCACAGTCTGAAAATAGCCCGGCTTCTCAAAGAACGGGAACCCAACGTTTTCATCATGTTCGGCGGACCGCAGGTGCCCGATCGGGCAGAGGATTTCCTGCGTGAAAACCCATTCGTCAATGTTGCGGTACATGGTGAAGGAGAACGCATCTTTCTCCGCCTGCTGGAAGCGTTTCCATCGAATGACTGGAGTGAAATTCCATCAATCAGCTTTCTGAATAAGGACGGCCGCTTCATCCATCATCCGAAAGGGCCCCGGATCGAGGATCTGGGAGTTATTCCACCTGTTTATGCCAGCGGCGTTTTTGATCCGCTGCTCGCGGCGAATCCGAATAGCGAATGGATGGCTCCCATTGAAACCAATCGCGGCTGTCCGTTTTCCTGCACCTTCTGCGACTGGGGATCTGCAACTGCCACGAA